A single Mytilus trossulus isolate FHL-02 chromosome 12, PNRI_Mtr1.1.1.hap1, whole genome shotgun sequence DNA region contains:
- the LOC134693366 gene encoding uncharacterized protein LOC134693366 translates to MRRIKWTIVSMLVTIVILLVYLSLFTQNTNYITTEEDNLKLQSEHNIKSSKSSSINLPKDYKSKFPDIIDLIVKMNVSPLLVTLINRAYLPFAFSWLCNTEQMGIHKQVLFITTDEESKDQLNKLWPNINVVAISGMSAVSTDQAYSHAGYIRLMIRRTQILLDILQNNIPIFLFEVDCLWIRNPVPSLVKNEGYDILVNPVSNRPGVVAGGFIYMFPTNATKFLWTELNAKLLTLEKKISNLSPEKGIPESENDQMYLSDLVKRRVSGLKPKYLPLDEYADGKWYSFTEKTRTTLDPYVINNNWVIGNKNKISRAKSWGHWFILSDNTCDGEQVKKIVKL, encoded by the exons ATGAGGAGGATAAAATGGACAATAGTGTCCATGCTAGTAACAATTGTGATCCTTTTAGTATACCTGTCTCTGTTTACACAAAACACGAACTATATCACAACTGAAGAAGACAACCTGAAACTGCAATCAGAACACAATATTAAAAGTAGTAAATCATCATCAATTAATCTACCAAAGGATTACAAAAGCAAGTTTCCAGACATCATAGATCTGATCGTAAAAATGAATGTATCGCCTCTACTGGTTACCCTTATAAACAGAGCTTATCTACCTTTTGCTTTTAGTTGGTTGTGTAATACAGAGCAAATGGGAATTCATAAACAG GTTTTATTCATTACAACAGATGAAGAATCGAAAGACCAGCTAAATAAATTATGGCCAAATATAAACGTGGTAGCCATTTCTGGAATGTCAGCAGTGTCGACCGACCAAGCTTATAGTCATGCTGGGTATATACGCCTTATGATACGCAGGACACAAATATTACTAGatattttacagaataacataccaatatttttatttgaggtaGATTGTTTATGGATAAGAAACCCTGTTCCGTCACTGGTCAAAAATGAAGGATATGACATTTTAGTAAATCCGGTTTCAAATCGACCAGGTGTGGTTGCTGGTGgtttcatatatatgtttccTACTAATGCAACAAAATTCTTATGGACTGAATTGAATGCTAAGTTGCTGacattggagaaaaaaatatccaatttatCCCCTGAAAAGGGTATACCTGAAAGTGAGAATGATCAAATGTATTTGTCAGACCTTGTAAAAAGACGAGTTAGTGGGTTGAAACCTAAATATTTACCGTTAGATGAATACGCAGACGGTAAATGGTATTcatttacagaaaaaacaaGGACAACGTTAGACCCTTATGTGATCAACAATAACTGGGTTATtggtaataaaaataagatttcaAGAGCAAAATCATGGGGTCATTGGTTTATTCTATCGGATAATACTTGTGATGGTGAACAGGTTAAAAAGATTGTAAAACTTTGA